Proteins co-encoded in one Quercus robur chromosome 8, dhQueRobu3.1, whole genome shotgun sequence genomic window:
- the LOC126696997 gene encoding cytochrome P450 87A3-like, translating into MWVFVACLTAILVKLGHWIYTQTNPKCNGKLPPGSMGFPIIGETVEFFSPYSLHDIPPFVRKRMARYGSLFRTNFVGRNVVVSTDPEINHFIFQQEGTSFLISYTESFNEIFGQQSLLSYHGMLHKYLRNLILQLVGPENLKGKLMYEINEATRRHLHSWARHGTVDIKEVTSEMIFEYFAKKLISYDESKASRKLRENYKAFMDGLISFPLNIPGTAYHACLQGRKNATKVIKDIFEERKKSTTPHQDFLDLLLEEVRKEENFLNDAIAVDLVFMLLFATHETTSSAMTLLIKFISDHPEVLAELVKEHETILRSRDKEVDEITWQEYKSMTFTHMVINETVRLANIVPGIFRKALKDVEVKGYTIPAGWTVMVVPSVLHLSPTEYDDPLAFNPWRWKGKDLHAGSKTFMAFGGGVRLCVGADIAKLLMASFLHYLITKYRWTVTKGGDIIRKPGLVFPNGLHIKISEK; encoded by the exons AGTTCTTCTCTCCCTATTCTTTGCATGATATTCCACCTTTTGTCAGGAAAAGAATGGCGAG ATATGGGTCATTGTTTCGAACCAATTTTGTTGGTCGGAATGTGGTGGTATCAACTGATCCAGAAAtcaatcattttattttccaaCAAGAGGGGACGTCTTTTCTGATATCGTACACAGAGAGTTTTAACGAAATTTTTGGGCAACAAAGCCTTCTCTCGTATCATGGAATGCTTCACAAATACCTGAGGAACCTGATATTACAGCTTGTTGGCCCTGAAAATTTAAAGGGAAAGTTAATGTATGAAATTAATGAAGCAACTCGCAGACACCTTCATTCATGGGCTAGACATGGCACTGTGGACATCAAAGAAGTAACCTCAGAG ATGATATTTGAGTATTTTGCTAAAAAGCTGATCAGTTATGATGAATCAAAGGCCTCGAgaaagctgagagaaaattaCAAAGCTTTTATGGATGGTCTTATCTCCTTTCCTTTGAACATCCCGGGAACCGCATACCATGCATGTTTACAG GGACGTAAGAATGCTACAAAGGTGATTAAGGATATTttcgaagagaggaagaaatcTACAACACCTCACCAAGATTTCTTGGACCTTTTACTTGAGGAAGTGAggaaggaggaaaattttttaaatgatgcaATCGCTGTGGACCTGGTCTTTATGCTTCTTTTTGCTACTCACGAAACTACTTCCTCGGCCATGACATTACTTATTAAGTTCATTTCTGACCATCCTGAAGTGCTAGCAGAATTAGTG AAAGAGCATGAGACCATTCTTAGAAGCCGAGATAAGGAAGTCGATGAAATTACATGGCAAGAGTATAAATCGATGACATTTACACATATG GTAATCAATGAAACAGTTAGGTTGGCAAATATTGTCCCAGGAATTTTCAGAAAAGCACTGAAAGATGTCGAAGTGAAAG GATATACAATTCCAGCAGGCTGGACTGTTATGGTGGTTCCATCAGTCCTTCATTTGAGTCCCACAGAATACGATGACCCCCTTGCATTCAACCCGTGGCGGTGGAAG GGAAAAGACTTGCATGCAGGGTCTAAAACTTTCATGGCCTTTGGTGGGGGAGTGAGACTTTGCGTAGGAGCTGACATTGCCAAGCTGCTGATGGCCAGTTTTCTCCATTACTTAATCACAAAATACAG GTGGACTGTGACCAAAGGAGGGGACATAATCAGAAAACCTGGTTTGGTGTTCCCAAACGGATTGCATATCAAAATCTCTGAAAAATAG